Proteins encoded by one window of Arabidopsis thaliana chromosome 2, partial sequence:
- the LAP1 gene encoding Cytosol aminopeptidase family protein (Cytosol aminopeptidase family protein; FUNCTIONS IN: manganese ion binding, metalloexopeptidase activity, aminopeptidase activity; INVOLVED IN: proteolysis; EXPRESSED IN: 23 plant structures; EXPRESSED DURING: 13 growth stages; CONTAINS InterPro DOMAIN/s: Peptidase M17, leucyl aminopeptidase, C-terminal (InterPro:IPR000819), Peptidase M17, leucyl aminopeptidase, N-terminal (InterPro:IPR008283), Peptidase M17, leucyl aminopeptidase (InterPro:IPR011356); BEST Arabidopsis thaliana protein match is: Cytosol aminopeptidase family protein (TAIR:AT4G30920.1).), whose amino-acid sequence MAHTLGLTQPNSTEPHKISFTAKEIDVIEWKGDILVVGVTEKDLAKDGNSKFENPILSKVDAHLSGLLAQVSSEEDFTGKPGQSTVLRLPGLGSKRIALIGLGQSVSSPVAFHSLGEAVATVSKASQSTSAAIVLASSVSDESKLSSVSALASGIVLGLFEDGRYKSESKKPSLKAVDIIGFGTGAEEAAKVASTYSDVFTANILNEEQCKELKMGSYLAVAAASANPPHFIHLVYKPPNGSVKTKLALVGKGLTFDSGGYNIKTGPGCSIELMKFDMGGSAAVLGAAKAIGEIKPPGVEVHFIVAACENMISGTGMRPGDVITASNGKTIEVNNTDAEGRLTLADALVYACNQGVDKIVDLATLTGACVIALGTSMAGIYTPSDELAKEVIAASERSGEKLWRMPLEESYWEMMKSGVADMVNTGGRAGGSITAALFLKQFVSEKVQWMHIDMAGPVWNEKKKSGTGFGVATLVEWVQKNSSS is encoded by the exons ATGGCTCACACTCTCGGTCTCACTCAACCCAACTCCACTGAGCCTCACAAG ATCTCGTTCACTGCGAAGGAGATCGATGTAATTGAATGGAAAGGAGACATACTCGTAGTTGGTGTGACAGAGAAGGACTTAGCCAAAGACGGTAACTCAAAGTTTGAGAATCCGATCTTGAGCAAGGTCGATGCTCACTTAAGTGGACTTTTAGCTCAAGTCTCTTCCGAGGAAGATTTCACTGGGAAACCTGGTCAATCGACTGTTCTCAGGCTTCCGGGTTTAGGATCAAAGAGAATCGCTTTGATCGGTCTTGGACAGTCTGTTTCGTCTCCGGTGGCTTTTCATAGCCTTGGTGAAGCTGTAGCTACAGTTTCAAAAGCTTCTCAATCTACTAGTGCTGCTATTGTGCTTGCTTCAAGTGTTTCTGATGAATCTAAGCTTAGTTCTGTATCAGCTTTAGCTTCAG GCATAGTACTTGGTTTATTTGAAGATGGTAGGTATAAGTCTGAATCAAAGAAACCATCTTTGAAAGCTGTTGATATTATTGGATTTGGAACTGGGGCTGAG GAAGCAGCAAAGGTGGCTTCTACGTACAGTGATGTCTTCACTGCAAACATCTTGAACGAAGAGCAATGCAAAGAGTTGAAGATGGGTTCTTACCTAGCTGTTGCTGCTGCGTCGGCTAATCCTCCTCACTTCATCCACCTTGTCTATAAACCTCCGAATGGCTCTGTTAAGACCAAACTTGCTCTTGTTGGAAAAGGATTGACCTTTGACAG TGGTGGCTACAACATTAAGACTGGACCTGGCTGCTCAATTGAGCTCATGAAATTCGACATGGGCGGTTCAGCTGCTGTTCTTGGCGCTGCGAAAGCTATTGGTGAGATTAAGCCTCCTGGTGTTGAG GTTCATTTCATCGTTGCAGCCTGTGAAAATATGATTAGTGGAACCGGAATGAGACCTGGAGATGTCATCACTGCCTCAAACGGAAAGACCATTGAG GTCAACAACACAGATGCTGAAGGTCGTCTAACACTCGCAGATGCTCTAGTGTATGCTTGTAACCAAGGCGTCGACAAG ATTGTTGACCTCGCTACTTTGACCGGGGCCTGTGTTATTGCTCTTGGAACTTCAATGGCAG GAATCTATACACCTAGCGACGAGCTTGCAAAGGAAGTGATTGCTGCATCAGAAAGGAGTGGAGAGAAGCTGTGGAGGATGCCACTGGAAGAGAGCTATTGGGAGATGATGAAGTCTGGAGTGGCTGATATGGTCAACACAGGCGGGCGGGCAGGAGGATCCATCACCGCGGCTCTCTTCTTGAAACAG TTTGTGAGTGAGAAGGTGCAATGGATGCATATCGACATGGCTGGACCGGTGTGgaacgag
- a CDS encoding ECA1 gametogenesis related family protein (ECA1 gametogenesis related family protein; LOCATED IN: endomembrane system; BEST Arabidopsis thaliana protein match is: ECA1 gametogenesis related family protein (TAIR:AT5G36658.1); Has 115 Blast hits to 107 proteins in 4 species: Archae - 0; Bacteria - 0; Metazoa - 0; Fungi - 0; Plants - 115; Viruses - 0; Other Eukaryotes - 0 (source: NCBI BLink).) — protein sequence MTIKNVLFVLVTICVAVSVNAQLQQYPIIFSNPLPFLRSTGILNLPDVKKCFSSVRNVPGCLLEISQAFGEKFGHMMPACCKAFMDSIKCMPNILYSVLFPPNLKEQCNQAGIH from the coding sequence atGACGATAAAGAATGTACTTTTTGTTCTAGTAACCATTTGTGTAGCAGTTTCTGTAAATGCTCAACTACAGCAATATCCGATTATTTTCTCAAACCCGCTTCCATTTCTGCGCTCGACTGGTATACTAAACCTACCAGAcgtaaaaaaatgtttctcGTCCGTGAGGAATGTTCCAGGATGCTTATTAGAGATCTCTCAAGCTTTTGGAGAGAAATTCGGTCACATGATGCCCGCTTGTTGTAAGGCTTTCATGGATAGCATAAAATGCATGCCAAATATTCTATACAGTGTACTTTTCCCTCCTAATTTGAAAGAACAATGTAATCAGGCAGGGATCCACTAA
- the TPS10 gene encoding terpene synthase 10 (terpene synthase 10 (TPS10); CONTAINS InterPro DOMAIN/s: Terpene synthase, metal-binding domain (InterPro:IPR005630), Terpenoid synthase (InterPro:IPR008949), Terpenoid cylases/protein prenyltransferase alpha-alpha toroid (InterPro:IPR008930), Terpene synthase-like (InterPro:IPR001906); BEST Arabidopsis thaliana protein match is: terpene synthase-like sequence-1,8-cineole (TAIR:AT3G25820.1); Has 1742 Blast hits to 1707 proteins in 176 species: Archae - 0; Bacteria - 0; Metazoa - 0; Fungi - 0; Plants - 1738; Viruses - 0; Other Eukaryotes - 4 (source: NCBI BLink).): protein MATLLQIGSGVIYSNALRKTLRRPQSSTCIIVTETTPCNKSPTVQRRSANYQPSRWDHHHLLSVENKFAKDKRVRERDLLKEKVRKMLNDEQKTYLDQLEFIDDLQKLGVSYHFEAEIDNILTSSYKKDRTNIQESDLHATALEFRLFRQHGFNVSEDVFDVFMENCGKFDRDDIYGLISLYEASYLSTKLDKNLQIFIRPFATQQLRDFVDTHSNEDFGSCDMVEIVVQALDMPYYWQMRRLSTRWYIDVYGKRQNYKNLVVVEFAKIDFNIVQAIHQEELKNVSSWWMETGLGKQLYFARDRIVENYFWTIGQIQEPQYGYVRQTMTKINALLTTIDDIYDIYGTLEELQLFTVAFENWDINRLDELPEYMRLCFLVIYNEVNSIACEILRTKNINVIPFLKKSWTDVSKAYLVEAKWYKSGHKPNLEEYMQNARISISSPTIFVHFYCVFSDQLSIQVLETLSQHQQNVVRCSSSVFRLANDLVTSPDELARGDVCKSIQCYMSETGASEDKARSHVRQMINDLWDEMNYEKMAHSSSILHHDFMETVINLARMSQCMYQYGDGHGSPEKAKIVDRVMSLLFNPIPLD from the exons ATGGCCACTCTCCTGCAAATAGGTTCAGGTGTGATTTATAGTAATGCCCTTAGGAAGACGCTTCGACGTCCTCAGTCTTCTACATGCATCATAGTGACCGAAACCACACCATGTAATAAGTCTCCCACAGTTCAGCGTCGTTCTGCGAACTATCAGCCTTCTCGTTGGGACCATCACCATCTCCTCTCGGTCGAAAATAAATTTGCG AAAGATAAAAGGGTacgagagagagatttgttgAAGGAAAAAGTGAGAAAGATGCTCAATGATGAGCAAAAGACTTATCTTGACCAATTGGAGTTCATTGACGATCTACAAAAACTCGGGGtttcttatcattttgaaGCGGAAATCGACAACATTTTAACATCTTCTTATAAAAAAGATAGAACAAACATCCAGGAGAGTGACCTACATGCCACCGCACTCGAGTTCCGACTTTTCAGGCAACATGGTTTCAATGTTTCAGAAG ATGTATTCGATGTTTTCATGGAAAATTGTGGGAAGTTTGACCGTGATGATATATATGGTTTAATATCTCTTTACGAAGCATCATATCTTTCGACAAAATTGGATAAAAACCTGCAAATATTCATCAGACCTTTTGCTACACAACAACTCAGAGACTTTGTTGATACTCATAGTAATGAAGATTTTGGGTCGTGTGACATGGTGGAAATTGTGGTCCAAGCGTTGGATATGCCCTACTATTGGCAAATGAGAAGGCTATCCACCAGATGGTACATAGATGTGTAtggaaaaagacaaaattataAGAACCTTGTCGTCGTTGAATTTGCCAAGATTGATTTCAACATCGTACAAGCTATTCATCAAGAGGAACTCAAAAACGTTTCCAG CTGGTGGATGGAGACAGGTTTAGGTAAGCAACTCTACTTTGCAAGAGACAGAATAGTGGAGAATTATTTCTGGACGATTGGACAAATCCAAGAGCCTCAATACGGATACGTTCGACAAACAATGACGAAAATAAATGCACTCCTTACTACAATTGATGATATCTACGATATCTATGGCACTCTTGAAGAACTTCAGCTTTTCACTGTCGCGTTTGAAAA CTGGGATATAAATCGTCTTGATGAACTCCCCGAGTACATGAggttgtgttttcttgttatatacAATGAAGTCAATAGCATTGCATGTGAGATTCTCAGAACTAAAAATATCAACGTGATCCCATTCCTCAAAAAATCT TGGACAGATGTATCCAAAGCGTATTTAGTAGAAGCAAAGTGGTACAAAAGTGGTCACaaaccaaatttggaagagtACATGCAAAATGCTCGGATTTCAATCTCGTCCCCAACGATATTTGTTCACTTCTACTGCGTATTCTCCGACCAGCTCTCTATTCAGGTCTTGGAGACTTTGTCCCAACACCAACAAAACGTCGTCCGATGCTCCTCCTCAGTGTTCCGTCTAGCCAACGACCTTGTAACCTCACCG GATGAATTGGCGAGAGGAGACGTCTGCAAATCCATCCAATGTTACATGAGTGAAACTGGAGCATCAGAGGATAAGGCGCGTTCGCATGTTCGACAGATGATCAATGACTTGTGGGATGAAATGAATTATGAGAAAATGGCACATAGCTCTTCGATACTCCATCATGATTTTATGGAAACAGTGATAAATTTGGCACGCATGTCTCAATGCATGTATCAATATGGCGATGGCCATGGCTCTCCCGAAAAAGCCAAAATCGTTGATCGTGTCATGTCCTTACTCTTCAATCCGATTCCTTTAGATTGA
- the LAP1 gene encoding Cytosol aminopeptidase family protein (Cytosol aminopeptidase family protein; FUNCTIONS IN: manganese ion binding, metalloexopeptidase activity, aminopeptidase activity; INVOLVED IN: response to cadmium ion, proteolysis; LOCATED IN: vacuole; EXPRESSED IN: 25 plant structures; EXPRESSED DURING: 14 growth stages; CONTAINS InterPro DOMAIN/s: Peptidase M17, leucyl aminopeptidase, C-terminal (InterPro:IPR000819), Peptidase M17, leucyl aminopeptidase, N-terminal (InterPro:IPR008283), Peptidase M17, leucyl aminopeptidase (InterPro:IPR011356); BEST Arabidopsis thaliana protein match is: Cytosol aminopeptidase family protein (TAIR:AT4G30920.1); Has 9835 Blast hits to 9833 proteins in 2023 species: Archae - 18; Bacteria - 5432; Metazoa - 659; Fungi - 36; Plants - 122; Viruses - 1; Other Eukaryotes - 3567 (source: NCBI BLink).), whose protein sequence is MAHTLGLTQPNSTEPHKISFTAKEIDVIEWKGDILVVGVTEKDLAKDGNSKFENPILSKVDAHLSGLLAQVSSEEDFTGKPGQSTVLRLPGLGSKRIALIGLGQSVSSPVAFHSLGEAVATVSKASQSTSAAIVLASSVSDESKLSSVSALASGIVLGLFEDGRYKSESKKPSLKAVDIIGFGTGAEVEKKLKYAEDVSYGVIFGRELINSPANVLTPAVLAEEAAKVASTYSDVFTANILNEEQCKELKMGSYLAVAAASANPPHFIHLVYKPPNGSVKTKLALVGKGLTFDSGGYNIKTGPGCSIELMKFDMGGSAAVLGAAKAIGEIKPPGVEVHFIVAACENMISGTGMRPGDVITASNGKTIEVNNTDAEGRLTLADALVYACNQGVDKIVDLATLTGACVIALGTSMAGIYTPSDELAKEVIAASERSGEKLWRMPLEESYWEMMKSGVADMVNTGGRAGGSITAALFLKQFVSEKVQWMHIDMAGPVWNEKKKSGTGFGVATLVEWVQKNSSS, encoded by the exons ATGGCTCACACTCTCGGTCTCACTCAACCCAACTCCACTGAGCCTCACAAG ATCTCGTTCACTGCGAAGGAGATCGATGTAATTGAATGGAAAGGAGACATACTCGTAGTTGGTGTGACAGAGAAGGACTTAGCCAAAGACGGTAACTCAAAGTTTGAGAATCCGATCTTGAGCAAGGTCGATGCTCACTTAAGTGGACTTTTAGCTCAAGTCTCTTCCGAGGAAGATTTCACTGGGAAACCTGGTCAATCGACTGTTCTCAGGCTTCCGGGTTTAGGATCAAAGAGAATCGCTTTGATCGGTCTTGGACAGTCTGTTTCGTCTCCGGTGGCTTTTCATAGCCTTGGTGAAGCTGTAGCTACAGTTTCAAAAGCTTCTCAATCTACTAGTGCTGCTATTGTGCTTGCTTCAAGTGTTTCTGATGAATCTAAGCTTAGTTCTGTATCAGCTTTAGCTTCAG GCATAGTACTTGGTTTATTTGAAGATGGTAGGTATAAGTCTGAATCAAAGAAACCATCTTTGAAAGCTGTTGATATTATTGGATTTGGAACTGGGGCTGAGGTAGAAAAGAAGCTGAAGTATGCTGAAGATGTTTCTTACGGTGTAATTTTCGGGAGAGAGCTCATTAATTCTCCTGCCAATGTGCTTACTCCTG CTGTACTAGCTGAGGAAGCAGCAAAGGTGGCTTCTACGTACAGTGATGTCTTCACTGCAAACATCTTGAACGAAGAGCAATGCAAAGAGTTGAAGATGGGTTCTTACCTAGCTGTTGCTGCTGCGTCGGCTAATCCTCCTCACTTCATCCACCTTGTCTATAAACCTCCGAATGGCTCTGTTAAGACCAAACTTGCTCTTGTTGGAAAAGGATTGACCTTTGACAG TGGTGGCTACAACATTAAGACTGGACCTGGCTGCTCAATTGAGCTCATGAAATTCGACATGGGCGGTTCAGCTGCTGTTCTTGGCGCTGCGAAAGCTATTGGTGAGATTAAGCCTCCTGGTGTTGAG GTTCATTTCATCGTTGCAGCCTGTGAAAATATGATTAGTGGAACCGGAATGAGACCTGGAGATGTCATCACTGCCTCAAACGGAAAGACCATTGAG GTCAACAACACAGATGCTGAAGGTCGTCTAACACTCGCAGATGCTCTAGTGTATGCTTGTAACCAAGGCGTCGACAAG ATTGTTGACCTCGCTACTTTGACCGGGGCCTGTGTTATTGCTCTTGGAACTTCAATGGCAG GAATCTATACACCTAGCGACGAGCTTGCAAAGGAAGTGATTGCTGCATCAGAAAGGAGTGGAGAGAAGCTGTGGAGGATGCCACTGGAAGAGAGCTATTGGGAGATGATGAAGTCTGGAGTGGCTGATATGGTCAACACAGGCGGGCGGGCAGGAGGATCCATCACCGCGGCTCTCTTCTTGAAACAG TTTGTGAGTGAGAAGGTGCAATGGATGCATATCGACATGGCTGGACCGGTGTGgaacgag